ATCAAATTTCATGTAGCAAATGTAAGCATAGTCATGTATGTATTCAGCAGTAGGCATGTAGTGAAATAAATTAGCgttgaatatttttcagttcacgacgtaaattattttgaaatgctTTGGTTTTCATTAGCGACACAATTTATCTCAAAAATCGATGGTTTCTTATTAGTGCTGACGCTATTCCGCGAAGTCAACGTCTCAATCAACTCACAAGaattgataaacaaaaaatagaaaacgttTTGTTCGCGTCATTTGTTTTCAGGAAAAATACTTAGTATCAACGTATACATTTCTTTCGAAGCCAAGCTCTTTAAAAGTCCATGGTTCACAGTTATTGTCGTCAGTCTTCCTTTGCTCGTCAGCTGAAATCGCTACTTTTTCGCTCTGAAAATATTGTAATTATACAATCATTTATTTCCCATTATACTGCAAAATAATTGTACGAGTCAGACGAGTCATCAATGTcacctgtttcatttttcctatTGCAGATAAGGGAAGtgttgaaaagattttttaaagtaatggACACCGCACGCGATAAATTGTCTTCTGCCGGCCAGAAAGTCCAGAAAAGTACGGTTAATTTTTCGCAAGGTTAATGCTGTTTTCCAATTCACTTTCTAATTCCTGTCATTTTGTTTTAGGTGCTGGTGATGTTGCTCAGGCCGGTCGTGAAGGGGGACAATCGGCTAAAGAACACGCACAACATTTTGCTGACAGCACCAAGCAAGCGGCTGGCGATGCATCTGCACAAGGCAAAGGAATGCTGGGAAAAATCAAAGATACGATCTCAGACACTACAGGAACGATCCAAGAAAAGGGCAAAGGCATGGTGGAGAACATCAAAGAAACATTCAGTAGaggaaattgattttatttcgttgTGGTGTTAATAAGCTTCCTGCGATAGTGAAGTCCCCGATTATTGATtgagaaaatacaattttattacAATAGAAGAACACCTTTTTCTGcatcatttgaaattattaatgaTAATAAGAgtttatgaataaaaatatcaactgaaacattgagaaaaaacaataaaaatagacgAATAGTTGACTCAATTATTTATCAACCTTCCGTAAAAGTATGAAGCTgagtttgaaattatttttcggaGAATGCTTTCTGTACCAATAATAACTTTTTCCGCAAAACTATTATTTgtcgttttttcccccaacGAATCTACAGTATAAATAAATGGTTTTGTTCAAGCGCAATGTTATTCTTTTAAGAATTTCTAAATCGATTATTAGGGTGCGTGAGggcgaataaataaaaaattgtgcTCACGCTAATACTCATTGAGTGGCGAAAAAGTATTTCATTGTGTCGTCAATGCCAGGGTAACCTTGACATTTAAATTCTTGGTGGacctaataaaagaaaaatcccaacTATTTCTTAGAAAATGTGCACTATAGCAGATAGCGGCCAACGAAAGTTCGGcgttccattttctttttctcggaatTCTAATCTTCTCTTTGGTTTCTGCATGTAATAAATTTTACGTCCGTAATTCGTCttgtaaaattaaacaaagcaTAATTTAAGATTACCATTTTGAATCCCGAGTTTTCACTACATTGATACTTCTTAAATTTatgttctaaaaaaaaaatgtgaaaatataAGCGATAGATAAACCACCAGAGACAATAAACTAGACGTaggtcattaaaaaaaagaatccttgCGTTTCTAAGTAAGTTAGTTCGTTCAACGTTGACTACCCCCGTCtgtataaaaacaaattgtaaagCGCCACAGAGCACAGTCCATTACTTGGTGGTCTATGAGCATCTTGCAGTCTGAgtaaaaacttttgaaagtgaaaaacattGAAGTTAAAATGGAGAGTGAAAAAACCCCTAGTCTTTATCCCAGTCTTAATCCAGATACTTTGGTCGAAACTGCAGGCGAGAAACCAACGGTCATCCAAAATCCAACCGAGGATCGTCCAGGGAAAAAGCCTTACAATGAATCGGCAGAAATTCAAAGTAATTGTTCATTccctttgtttctttttttaaaatttgtcttATGTGATTTGAATCGCCATTTTTAGGGGAAATGCGAAAACTGCGTGAGCGAGACGAGGAAGAATTTCACAAGAAGCAACAAGAGATTAGGAGGAGGATCGATAATCACTTGAACCAGCACGGAGGAGACTTGGCGCATCTGTTTAGTCAACATGTTCCCAATGAAGTGAATTGCGTTCAGCTGACCAGTTTTGGAGTCTCGAAGAACGTCCACACCACGAAGATTCCACTACCGCTACCCTTGAACCACGAAATTCTCATCCGCGCTTACTCTTGGTAATTATTCGAACGCATTTAAATTTATAGCCTTATTCTTTCAAGCTTAAgcgtacttttattttaaacagcGGTGTCAATTTCAATGACATCATGACTCGCAACGGAATGTTGGACACTTGGGTTCACACTCTAAAAACGCCTTTCATCATGGGAAGTGAAGTTGCTGGCGAAATTGTCGGACTGGGGAGAAACGTTACAAATTTTAAGGTAAATCCTATTCCCCACTCGTATTTGAATCTCGCTCTAGAAACTATAACATCGTCTTCAAATAGTTTGGAGATCGTGTTATGGCTCTACCGGAACGCAAAGCCTGGAGTGAATATGTTGTCTGTCGGGAGGAATACTGCTTCAAAATTCCTGATCAGATGAGCTATCACGAAGCTGTAGCTTTGACCGTCGATGGAATCGTAGCCCATTCCTTGCTATTCCAAATGGGGAATCTAAGCCCTGGCAAAGCTGTTCTCCTACACTCGACTCCTGGGGGATTGGTAATATTATTTAAACTCGGGTTTTTTCTTAACTccagttgaatttgaatatttgttttccataATAGGGTACGATGGTGACTCAAATGGTACGCACCGTGCCCAATACTCGCATCTTCAAAATTGCCATGAACAAAGAAGAGGTACAAGGCGAGTCTGCCGACCGGATCGTCAATTACATTGATCATGATGCTGATTACGTTACCGAAATCCGTCATAGTTCACCTCATGGAGTTGATTTGGTACTTGACTGTCAATACGAGGACAATTTCCAGCGCGATTTCAATCTGTTGAGACCAATGGGCAAGTATATCCTGTTCGGAACTCAGGCAGCTATCAACCGCGGATTTCTCGACAGCGCTAGATCTGTAAGTAGAAACAAGAATTCATGTCAGGTGTTTTCAGAATATAACTTGTAACTCTTTTTACAATTACTTTACAGTGGTGGGGCCAAGAAAAAGTGTCGCCATTGAAACTCTACGAGGAGAACAAGAGCATCTGTGGCTTCAACCTGCGTAATCTGTTGTACTTCCAGAAGGATCGCCGCTACATCCGCGAATTGTTCGACCGAATCTGCACAATGTGGGAAGACGGCGAGATCCAGGCTGTTTATGACTGCGTCCTTCAGTTCGATGatgtaatcaaaataattagcAATAACAGTAGTAACTTTACTAATATAAAATGTTGATACAGTTCCCTGAAGCTCTGCAGCGCATGCAGGAGCACGGACAGAACGGCAAAATCATTCTTGATCCAAGAATGACGAAACAAGAATCGCTTCACGAGCGTGACTACTACGTGTTGGCCGAGAGGAACGTGAAACAGCGTCACTGGCAAGAGAAACCTTTGCTGAACAAACTAGGATTCCCAGAGCCGGGCGAATTGGTCGAAGATGAGGAATTGGCTGCAGAGAACAAGGAGCGTGCCAGGCAGCAACAGCAAGAGGAAATGCAGAAGAAAATcctggaacaacaacaacaacataccaCTGGATTAATGCCGAATTTGTTTCCGGTAGGAAGCTCTCGCGGTCACGAACGTTCCACTTTGGACACCATCAAAGAAAAGCTAACTCCAAGTTTTCTCTCTAGAGAATCTGCAGGTAAACGATAGAaagctttatttttatctccTGCTGATTTTTAAAcgtcatttttcaattttctgtaGAAGGTACGATGCCGCAAGCGAACATTGAGACGGTAGGAATTGCCCCCGTTGGCATGATAATTGGGGAGCCTACATTAGgtgtgtaattttttaaacaagttctttttttcttaataatgtACTATTTGCGCTACTATTACGACTATAGTTACTACTCAAGACACCTTCCCGCAGTTGCCGAACCCACCACCATTATCTCCTTATTCGGTTGAGAATGGTAAGCGATCTCTCTTCCAATTTTCGGTTAGTTGAATTTAAACTATGGTTATGCGTATTTCAAGTACTATCCCACATATCGAGTTCTAACGAACCATTGATGTCTCCTACGTCGACGATCTCACCCCAGGGCTTTCCATCAATGGAAACGCAGCAACCCATTctatcgaaagaaaaaggtacgttgtttttcttatctttaaaataaaaataatgagtGCACACTAAtcagtaaataaataatctgtAAAGTTGAGTTGACGCTTCCGATGACCactaaagaaatgaaagatttCAAGGAGGAAATTCCCGGAGCTCTTcaggaagagagaaaacagcaCACGGGCTTCATGGAAAAACTTCGTGAGTTCTTCCCTTCTCGTTAGTAAACCTAACTAAATTGTCGCGGGTTGTGGCAATGCATTCTAGCGTCTTGCATATCAAATTAAttgtgttatttttgttttccccgcACTTTATAGGTAGTGAATAAATATCCATGAGAAAACGTTTCATCAGGTGGCCTCAAGAAAACGTTTCGGCCTCTAGCGACTAAGAAAATTTCTTCCTTAAATCAGATTCTTATTTcagaaaatattgttttacaGTAGAATAGTTTGATTCGCttggaaatacaaaaataccGCATTAATTGActgattttacttttctttttcgagttTATCATGACATCAAACGTTCATAATAAattggaaatttctttttaagcAAAAGCAAGAAACTTGGCAAAACGATCAGCTAAATGTAGACGCAGGAATGTGACATGAATTCTtattacaatttacaaataCCGGAACATCTAACGTCTGGCATGCATCGTATATATGGCCCAGATGTGGCCGTGATCGGCGCTTTACGACTAAATATCATTTAATAAGCTGTTGCGAGAAGAGATTAAAAAGacgttaaaaaattaataaaagtcGTACGCTCGacgaagaaattattttttgaatacatgcaaacaaaaataatactaATAGTTTTGAGAGTGTAGCCCTATACGTTTGACGTGCGTCAATATGGCTGGTTTCGATCGGTGCTTTCATTAACTTGAAAAGATGCAAAATATGAGTAAACTGTTGCGATAATTGTCAGCaagggaaaacagaaaaacaattcaCGGAAAATTGCTTTTCTAAGTATTGCCAACGTTGTCCTGACGGTTTAAAACTGTACACTCAGCACAAAGCAACACAGCCAACGCAGTCGTTCGTTGATGGTCTATGAATATAGTACTTATTGAAGAAGTCAAAACCTATCTTGTGATAGCAATTTTCATTGCATAAATTAACGCACATTCTAGTGACAAAACATCGTAAAGACTATCATTTAGATTATCGAAAGATACAACTTGCCCGATCAATATGTTGTGTGAAGAACAGCATGAAACCCCATCGAATCTGTACAGCAGTCGAGATGTCCTCGATGTGAATGAAAAATCAGGTGAAAATCCATTACCAACATGTATGGAAAATACAGCATCCGAAGGTCGTCAGGAAGAAGGTTCCTTCTGTCAATCAGAGGAAATTCagagtaaaatttttaacattaacGTACGTTTTCCTTGTCTTAATTCATTCAAcgtaattaaaattaatgtagaagaaattgaagaactCCGTCGGCGAGATGAAGAAGAGTGTCGCCTTAAGCAACAATTTGTTAGGAGTAGAATCGACCAACACCTGATCCAGAATGGAGGAGacctttctcttttgcttAGTCAACATACTGTGCCTAATGAAGTGAAGTGCGTCCAGCTAACTCACTTCGGTCAAACGAAAAATATACAATCGGACAAAGTACCGCTACCCTTACCGATGAAAGGCGATGTCCTCATTCGTTCTCATTCCTGGTAATTATGTTGTTTAATTCacgtaaaattcaaattatttacttgATCCTGCTTAGTGGAGTTAATTTCCACGACACTATGACGCGCAACGGAATTCTGGACAATTGGGTTCGATCCACGAAGCCTCCTTTCATCATGGGAAGTGAAGTCGCTGGTGAAATCGTTGgattgggaaaaaatgttACTGATTTGAAGGTACACATTTATCCGTAAAAAATATGACACTTAAAACCTGACCGAATAACTTGTGTCCTTGCAGTTAGGAGATCGTGTTATGGCTCTTCCGGAACGCAAAGCCTGGAGTGAATATGTTGTCTGTCGGGAGGAATACTGCTTCAAAATTCCTGATCAGATGAGCTATCACGAAGCTGTAGCTTTGACCGTCGATGGAATCGTATCCCATTCTTTGCTTTTCCAAATGGGTAATCTAAGTCCCGGCAAAGCTGTTCTCCTACACTCGACTCCTGGGGGATTGGTAATGTTCAACTGAATTTATAACTAATCTTTAATTCGGTAAttttaagttttgttttctttcaggGGACTTTGGTGACTCAAATGGCGCGCATCGTGCCCAATACTCGCATCTTTAAAATTACCACGGAAAGGATGGATGGCAAACATGTCGAGTCTTCAGATCATGCAGTTCACTACATTGAGCGTGACACAGACTATGTTTCTGAGATCCGTAACAGCTACCCACACGGAGTTGATTTAGTCTTAGATGGTCTACACGAGTCTAATTTCCATCGGGATTTTAATCTGCTGAGTCCCATGGGCAAATATGTTCTCTTCGGAAATCGAACAACTAACGGCGGACTCTTCGACACCGCAAAATCTGTAAGTATGATCAAGTGTAATTATTTCTGTTATCTGGCTTACCGAtgtctgaaaattaaaatcttctattttcaattttatttgcagtGGTTGGGGCAGGAAAAAGTAACGCCATTGAAACTCTACGAGGAGAACAAGAGTGTCTGTGGCTTCAACCTGCGTAATCTGTTGTACTTCCAGAAGGATCGCCGCTACATCCGCGAAACATTCGACAAAGTCTGTCAAATGTGGCAAGACGGGGAAATTCAAGCCGTTTTCGATTGCATCCTTCAATTTGATGACGTAATAATCCAAAAGCATACATCCCGTTTACATTTTTGTGCTTTATAAAttaatctgaaatggtaatttacaTATGATTAGTTTAATGAAGCACTGCAGCACGTACAAGAGCATGGACAAGTTGGCAAAGTAATTCTTGATCCAAGAATTTCGAAAGAAGATTCGCTTAACGAGCGTGACTACTACTTGTTGGCAAAGAAGAACGTAAAACACCGACGGAGACAGGAAAAATCTTTGGTGAAGAAATTAGAGGATGAGATGgcgaaacgagaaaaaacatCATGGgaggatgaagaagacgaagaagatgaagaagacgaagaagacgatgaagacgacgatgaagaagaagaagcggaagagGAGAAGGAACCATCGGCAACGCTGCGATATGGTGATGAGAATTCTGGAGTGTTCCCTTACTATTTTCCTATACCTATGCCATATTTCTCTACAGTTGGCCCATATTGCGACTAAGTTTTACATGTGAATTTCATTGAATGAATGATTAATGTTCATTTGCATGCTTTATAATATCTCATTTTGATCTTTACACAGATGATCCTGAAAATATTACCTTGCCAACTagcaagaaagaagaggagaattTAGAGCGCAAGATTTCGCCTGATTTGCATGAAGGAAATGAACACAAGCACGTGCACGGATTTTTGGGAAAACTGCGCGAGGTGTTCTCTCCCAATGTTTAGAACGTTAGTTTCTTAAAATAGTAATCGATTTGATTGTTGAAAACGAATTCAAAGAAGGATTATTGGCGCTATTTTTCTACTAGAGTTAGTTAGCACTCCTTTCATACAAAATTTTagataatttttaatgaaaggaatttaaacaaacttttattatgattttctatttctaatAAATTTGCACTGACGCAAATAgatcaacaattttttctttcaattttttttaatgcgaaCTTTCGATGAGGGGTTACACTTAAATTCAATAGCTAATATAATCTTGGgaaagataacaaaaatacCTTACAGTTTTGCGTTGTGGAAACCGATACAGTATTTGGCAATACGATCGGCTTCTCTCCATCCGGTTTCTACAGCTCCATGCACCGTACTATAGAATTGATCGTGTGTAGCTTCACCAGCGAAGAACAAGCGAGGAAAACCATTGGAATCGTATACCGGTAGAGCAAGGTCTGCTGCCCAAACGTTCATCTCTTTGGATTCCATCGACCGGTAACTGTACGAGCCAACCGTAAAAGGATTGCTAAACCATTTGGAGAGAATCAATCCGACGGGTTCTGTGAAAGGGAAATCCGCCCCTATGTATTTCCTTAAAAGGTCCGAGCAGACCTTAAGAATTTCATTCTCTGGTAATGACTCTACTTGGCGAGCAGCTTTTCCTGTAATCCAGGCTATGAGCATATTCGGATGAAGACGCACCGTGTAAAAACCCAATAAATGATCTGACCAATGACTACCAGCTTCTTGTGAACGCCGGCGTAAAAGAGAGATCCCTCCCCAGTCTGTTGTCCACCAGGGTTTCTCAAACTTGATGATTATTTTGTCAACAGTCCCAAAGCCCAGACcctaaagtgaaaaaaattacatattttGGAAATATGGAATAAGTTTGATGACAGTTTGAATTTACCTGAATGGCTCTCTTTTTATAAGGTGGCAAAGAGGGAATAAATAGGCTATACATATTAGATTTTAGAAATCCAAGGGAAGCAGTTACTAGAACAAAATCGGCTGGGTAGAGAGATCCATCTTCACAggtaacttgaatttttttttctgatgtaGCCTCACTATCCCAATCGATACTTGTCACAGCCTTGTTGAGAAATATACGATCAGAAAGAGGTAGCTGCTGGTCACTGTGCGATTTCGATAGATTTTTCTGAAGTAAAACCAACAGAAATAAAGTTTGAGACCTCTAAAACATCAATGTCACAAAATTaccattaaaattttgaaaagagtaCTGTATCCTCGCTTCCATGTAACTAAGGGATCTCCAGAACATTCTTTGTAATGTAAATGGCCGGAACCGCATGTTTCTTTCCAGTTATCTGCTCCATCAATCACATTTTCCATTATATGGTACCAATCGAGAAAGGCTAATGCAGTAGATCGATCAAACTCAGAGTGAGAACATTTAGAAAGAATAAGTTCGTTGAACctagaaagaaatttgagTGAATTACGTATCGTTAAATAAGTGTTAAGACTAAAAAAGCAACAACGCGGGAGGATTTACTTTTCTTCGAAATATTCTCCTAAAGACTTGTTCCATCCAGACAACTCACTTTTAGAAATCTCTTCAAGTGAATGTACTGTTTGCATAAATTGTTGAACTTGTTCTTTATTCAATTTGTAGTCTTCAAATCCAAACACCACATTTTCGGCAAATCCACTAGATTCTAAAGTTTGGATGTCGGTATTAAGCTCATGAGCTGATTCAGCAATTTCAAACacaacatttcctttttgaccATGTACCCATTGTGCCCTTATTGATAAAACAGCTATAAGAACAGCAACACATGGATAAAGAGGTTCATTCAAAATTACCCGATTTCCAATGGATTTcctataaaaaagaaaattcaacattttaaattaatgttctgagattaaaatgaaattgtattaCCGTCATTTGTAACTGTATGCACTCTTCCTCCAATGTGATTTTGAGCTTCTAAGATTGTGATATTTGTGGTACTCAAACCATTCTCAACAAGCCTTGAGGCTGCAGCCAACCCAGATGCTCCTGCACCAACAATTATTACATGCTTCATTTTTAAAGCAACTTGAgatacttttttaaatgagtAGAAATGCCGAAATTTTCTTCGTTGCTTTATTATCACGGCAATAACGAATTTGGGAAAATTCAACGTCAATAGTGAAAATCCAATCCAATATCGGTTGAATTATGACGCACCTTCGCCTTATCGTTGACCATCACAGTTTTCATATGAGAACAACTCATATGTATCTCACTATCTCAAGGCACTCAGCAAAAAACAATCATAGCCCGCCTAAACCAAATAAAAGTATACAAACGATAAATCATTTGTCGAAATCGTCTGCTAGCCTAgatcaagtttttattttttacatagCTAGTTATTTTCTAcgatattttctaaaattgatGGCAACGATAAATTtaacgatgaaaattaaaattgaaatttcttcattttagagaatgataaattattttaaaattatttattaagtaAATTGTATTGTTGGATTTcctataaaaaagaaaattcaacattttaaattaatgttctgagattaaaatgaaattgtattaCCGTCATTTGTAACTGTATGCACTCTTCCTCCAATGTGATTTTGAGCTTCTAAGATTGTGATATTTGTGGTACTCAAACCATTCTCAACAAGCCTTGAGGCTGCAGCCAACCCAGATGCTCCTGCACCAACAATTATTACATGCTTCATTTTTAAAGCAACTTGAgatacttttttaaatgagtAGAAATGCCGAAATTTTCTTCGTTGCTTTATTATCACGGCAATAACGAATTTGGGAAAATTCAACGTCAATAGTGAAAATCCAATCCAATATCGGTTGAATTATGACGCACCTTCGCCTTATCGTTGACCATCACAGTTTTCATATGAGAACAACTCATATGTATCTCACTATCTCAAGGCACTCAGCAAAAAACAATCATAGCCCGCCTAAACCAAATAAAAGTATACAAACGATAAATCATTTGTCGAAATCGTCTGCTAGCCTAgatcaagtttttattttttacatagCTAGTTATTTTCTAcgatattttctaaaattgatGGCAACGATAAATTtaacgatgaaaattaaaattgaaatttcttcattttagagaatgataaattattttaaaattatttattaagtaAATtgtaaaagttttgttttgccCCCATCGTGGCAGCACCGACGTTTTGTTATGATGATAACCATAGCAACCTTTCTCTGTCTGCTAAACAacgttcaaaatttgtttttgcagtTTTGCATAGGTAACAAATACTTCACAATTGAACATGTCCGCAAAAGCAGCAGAAATGCAACGTGAGGTGAGAGAAAATGCTGAAGACTATCAGAATTATCTGAAAGATTTGTATCAatgggaaaatgaaataaaagtaaaagatGAACTGCTTAAAAATGCACCAAAATCCCCTAGCATTGCTGGAGAGCAGGTACGCTTTAGCTACTTATCTTTTCTCTGAAGCCAAGTCGGCAACGTTAACTATACTGAGCTGTTTCCCATTTGTTTGATATGTTTATGATGTAATAAAACATCCAAGAGTATATTTCCACTAAACTAAATTTCGTGAATTTACTTTTTCCAGGAATTCCCCATACGTAACA
This window of the Daphnia pulex isolate KAP4 chromosome 5, ASM2113471v1 genome carries:
- the LOC124194223 gene encoding late embryogenesis abundant protein 1-like is translated as MVHSYCRQSSFARQLKSLLFRSENIIREVLKRFFKVMDTARDKLSSAGQKVQKSAGDVAQAGREGGQSAKEHAQHFADSTKQAAGDASAQGKGMLGKIKDTISDTTGTIQEKGKGMVENIKETFSRGN
- the LOC124194218 gene encoding synaptic vesicle membrane protein VAT-1 homolog-like translates to MESEKTPSLYPSLNPDTLVETAGEKPTVIQNPTEDRPGKKPYNESAEIQREMRKLRERDEEEFHKKQQEIRRRIDNHLNQHGGDLAHLFSQHVPNEVNCVQLTSFGVSKNVHTTKIPLPLPLNHEILIRAYSCGVNFNDIMTRNGMLDTWVHTLKTPFIMGSEVAGEIVGLGRNVTNFKFGDRVMALPERKAWSEYVVCREEYCFKIPDQMSYHEAVALTVDGIVAHSLLFQMGNLSPGKAVLLHSTPGGLGTMVTQMVRTVPNTRIFKIAMNKEEVQGESADRIVNYIDHDADYVTEIRHSSPHGVDLVLDCQYEDNFQRDFNLLRPMGKYILFGTQAAINRGFLDSARSWWGQEKVSPLKLYEENKSICGFNLRNLLYFQKDRRYIRELFDRICTMWEDGEIQAVYDCVLQFDDFPEALQRMQEHGQNGKIILDPRMTKQESLHERDYYVLAERNVKQRHWQEKPLLNKLGFPEPGELVEDEELAAENKERARQQQQEEMQKKILEQQQQHTTGLMPNLFPVGSSRGHERSTLDTIKEKLTPSFLSRESAEGTMPQANIETVGIAPVGMIIGEPTLVTTQDTFPQLPNPPPLSPYSVENVLSHISSSNEPLMSPTSTISPQGFPSMETQQPILSKEKVELTLPMTTKEMKDFKEEIPGALQEERKQHTGFMEKLRSE